From the genome of Alphaproteobacteria bacterium, one region includes:
- a CDS encoding N-acyl homoserine lactonase family protein, translating into MTSPKTWELYAVKYGTLAERMRRESFVKLDPHDDGPMPIDYYVWAAVSEDQTIVIDTGFDDAEAKNRGRSLIRSVTEGLSTIGVAAATVSDVIVTHLHYDHIGGHAQFPAARFHLQEKEMQFATGPHMCSHVVNASFTPDHVADMVRNIFEGRVSFSDGDAEIAPGITVHLTGGHSMGLQFVRVLTKRGWVVVASDVTHFYENLERRMPFPVIYNLADMVRGFDALEAQAETPGHIVPGHDPLVLERYPAPDPRLEGIAARLDVTPNA; encoded by the coding sequence ATGACATCACCGAAAACCTGGGAACTCTATGCCGTGAAATACGGCACGCTCGCCGAGCGGATGCGTCGCGAAAGCTTCGTAAAGCTCGACCCCCATGACGATGGCCCCATGCCCATCGACTATTACGTCTGGGCCGCCGTGTCCGAGGATCAGACCATCGTCATCGACACAGGCTTCGACGACGCCGAGGCGAAGAACCGCGGTCGCAGCCTGATCCGCAGCGTCACGGAAGGCCTGTCCACCATCGGCGTCGCGGCCGCGACTGTGTCCGACGTGATTGTCACCCATCTGCACTACGACCATATCGGCGGCCACGCCCAGTTTCCGGCGGCGAGGTTCCACCTGCAGGAAAAGGAAATGCAGTTCGCAACGGGGCCGCATATGTGCAGCCATGTGGTGAACGCCTCCTTCACCCCCGATCATGTCGCCGACATGGTCCGCAACATCTTCGAAGGCCGCGTATCCTTCAGCGACGGCGACGCCGAGATCGCGCCGGGCATCACGGTGCATCTGACCGGCGGCCACTCCATGGGGCTGCAATTCGTGCGCGTGCTGACCAAGCGGGGCTGGGTGGTGGTCGCGTCCGACGTCACGCATTTCTATGAGAATCTGGAGCGGCGCATGCCTTTCCCGGTGATCTACAACCTCGCCGATATGGTGCGCGGTTTCGATGCGCTGGAGGCCCAGGCCGAGACCCCGGGGCATATCGTGCCCGGCCATGACCCGCTGGTGCTGGAACGCTACCCGGCACCCGACCCGCGCCTCGAAGGGATCGCGGCCCGGCTCGACGTCACGCCCAACGCGTGA
- a CDS encoding NAD(P)-dependent oxidoreductase gives MPEVSYGFIGLGNMGAPMCANLCAAGFIPIVFDAAGTAARAPDGATVADDVGAVAQQDTIFLSLPDGKIVASVCEEILKAPDRKVSTVVDFSTTGPQAASEIGAALAAGGITFVDAPVSGGKAGAIAGTVTVIASGPDAAVAALAGPFDAVGGNTFHVGANPGQGQAVKLLNNFLSATAMAATSEAVRFGLGHGVAMETILDVVNVSTGRNTASADKFPKRVATETFDAGFAMALMTKDVALYFDEVRKSGSPDSVGATMTGLWNAADAAMPGADFTEIYRYLGGDSGGETK, from the coding sequence ATGCCGGAGGTATCTTACGGGTTTATCGGGCTGGGAAACATGGGCGCACCCATGTGTGCCAATCTGTGCGCGGCGGGCTTTATCCCGATCGTGTTCGATGCGGCGGGTACCGCTGCGCGCGCACCCGACGGCGCGACCGTCGCCGACGATGTCGGCGCGGTGGCGCAGCAGGACACGATCTTCCTGAGCCTGCCCGACGGGAAAATTGTCGCGTCAGTCTGTGAGGAGATCCTGAAAGCACCAGACCGGAAGGTCTCGACGGTCGTGGATTTCTCGACCACGGGGCCCCAGGCGGCAAGCGAGATCGGCGCCGCGCTGGCGGCGGGCGGGATCACCTTCGTCGATGCGCCGGTCAGCGGCGGCAAGGCCGGGGCCATCGCCGGGACCGTGACCGTCATAGCGTCGGGCCCCGATGCGGCCGTGGCGGCGCTGGCCGGCCCGTTCGACGCGGTGGGCGGAAACACCTTCCATGTCGGCGCGAATCCCGGGCAAGGCCAGGCGGTCAAGCTGCTTAACAACTTTCTGTCGGCGACCGCCATGGCGGCGACCAGCGAGGCGGTCCGGTTCGGGTTGGGCCACGGGGTGGCCATGGAGACCATTCTCGACGTGGTGAACGTCTCGACCGGCCGCAACACGGCCTCGGCGGACAAGTTCCCCAAGCGGGTTGCAACCGAGACCTTCGATGCGGGTTTCGCGATGGCGCTGATGACAAAGGATGTGGCGCTGTATTTCGACGAGGTGCGCAAGTCCGGCTCGCCCGACAGCGTAGGCGCGACCATGACCGGCCTGTGGAACGCCGCCGACGCCGCCATGCCCGGCGCCGACTTCACGGAAATCTACAGGTATCTGGGCGGAGACTCAGGGGGAGAGACAAAATGA
- a CDS encoding glucose 1-dehydrogenase, whose protein sequence is MSDEQRPVALVTGASYGLGAAVAESLARDGFDVAVTELDPADLAETLASIEAAGGQSLGVALDLRDDASITAATQAVLEHFGQIDLLVNNAAMLLAKPALDVAADEFEAVMRTNVTGTYVMTQQVARHLIETGRPGQIINIASTFTTIGAVNVSPYGISKAAIGGMTRHLAAEWAPHDIRVNAVAPGTSMTKLRAEIFDNDQARRDAGLSKIPLGRFTEPEDIAGAVSYLASPSATYVTGHVLAVDGGMTVT, encoded by the coding sequence ATGAGCGATGAACAACGTCCCGTCGCGCTGGTGACCGGCGCGTCCTACGGGTTGGGCGCGGCCGTTGCGGAATCCCTCGCGCGCGACGGGTTCGATGTCGCGGTGACGGAGCTGGACCCGGCGGATCTGGCCGAGACGCTCGCGTCGATCGAGGCCGCCGGCGGCCAGTCACTCGGTGTAGCGCTCGACCTGCGGGACGATGCCAGCATCACCGCCGCCACGCAGGCCGTGCTCGAACATTTCGGACAGATAGATCTGCTGGTCAACAATGCGGCGATGCTGCTGGCCAAGCCGGCGCTGGACGTGGCGGCGGACGAGTTCGAAGCGGTGATGCGCACCAACGTGACCGGCACCTACGTGATGACCCAGCAGGTGGCGCGGCACCTGATCGAGACTGGCCGTCCCGGCCAGATCATCAACATCGCCTCGACCTTCACCACGATCGGTGCCGTCAACGTATCGCCCTACGGCATCTCGAAGGCGGCCATCGGCGGCATGACCCGCCACCTGGCGGCCGAATGGGCACCCCACGACATCCGTGTGAACGCCGTGGCGCCGGGGACGTCGATGACCAAGCTGCGGGCCGAAATCTTCGACAACGACCAGGCGCGCCGGGACGCGGGCCTGTCGAAGATCCCGCTCGGCCGTTTCACCGAACCCGAAGATATCGCCGGCGCGGTGTCCTATCTGGCGAGCCCATCTGCGACCTATGTGACGGGCCATGTGCTGGCGGTTGATGGCGGCATGACGGTGACGTGA
- a CDS encoding CmcJ/NvfI family oxidoreductase, with protein MTQTAELITDPDIVEVELDYIVDDGIPAVRYMDWPEMQHKAHKPAYEKKLVPIHNGRADPAQFTLPSHGFSFVDHDTKVRDFYDEDEVRAVYYPETEALIQAHSGGAKRVLVFDHTLRTAEQARQQADRVRKAVYSVHNDYTERSAPQRVRDFLPEDEVEAALEKRYAIIQTWRSIAPRVERDPLALCDGKTIPEEGFIPYQRRYRYRTGETYHISYNPAHRWFWFPQMTREEALVFKVYDTDASAGVRFTAHTAFDDPNTPPDAAIRESIEMRALVFYD; from the coding sequence ATGACCCAGACCGCCGAACTAATCACCGATCCCGACATCGTCGAGGTCGAACTCGACTACATCGTCGACGACGGCATCCCGGCGGTGCGCTACATGGACTGGCCGGAGATGCAGCACAAGGCCCACAAGCCGGCCTACGAGAAAAAGCTGGTGCCCATCCATAATGGCCGCGCCGACCCGGCGCAGTTCACCCTGCCCTCCCACGGCTTCTCCTTCGTCGACCATGATACGAAGGTGCGAGACTTCTATGACGAGGACGAAGTGCGCGCGGTCTACTACCCGGAGACCGAGGCGCTGATCCAGGCCCATAGCGGGGGCGCGAAACGCGTGCTGGTGTTCGACCATACGCTGCGCACCGCCGAGCAGGCGCGCCAGCAGGCCGACCGGGTGCGCAAGGCGGTATATTCGGTCCATAACGACTATACCGAGCGCTCGGCCCCGCAGCGGGTGCGCGACTTCCTGCCTGAAGACGAAGTAGAGGCGGCGCTCGAGAAACGCTACGCGATTATCCAGACTTGGCGGTCGATTGCGCCGCGCGTGGAACGCGACCCGCTCGCGCTGTGCGACGGCAAGACGATCCCCGAAGAGGGTTTCATTCCCTATCAGCGGCGCTACCGCTACCGCACCGGCGAGACGTATCACATCTCCTACAACCCGGCGCACCGCTGGTTCTGGTTCCCGCAGATGACGCGGGAGGAAGCGCTGGTGTTCAAGGTCTACGACACCGACGCTTCGGCCGGCGTGCGGTTTACGGCGCACACCGCCTTCGACGACCCGAACACACCACCCGACGCGGCGATCCGCGAGAGCATCGAAATGCGCGCGCTGGTGTTCTACGACTGA
- a CDS encoding acyl-CoA dehydrogenase family protein, which produces MEFQLTEEQSAIQDMARGFATDEMLPHAEMWDEECIFPVDTLRAAAALGLAGIYCDPEHGGSGLGRLDSTIIFEELASACPSTAAYISIHNMCAWMIDSFGGDAQRAKFLPKLTTMEHFASYCLTEPGSGSDAAALRTSAKLDGDHYVLNGSKAFISGGSAADVYVCMVRTGDDSPNGISCIVVEKDAPGLSFGKLEKKLGWNSQPTASVIFEDCRVPAENLIGAEGDGFKIAMQGLDGGRLNIGACSIGGARACLDATRDYMKERKQFGQPLADFQALQFRLADMATELESARLMIHRAAWMLDNRMHGTTVAAAMAKRVATDTGFEVVNQALQLHGGYGYLREFPIQRYLRDLRVHQILEGTNEIMRVIISRDILRQ; this is translated from the coding sequence GTGGAATTTCAGCTTACGGAAGAACAGTCCGCGATTCAGGACATGGCGCGCGGTTTTGCGACCGATGAGATGCTGCCCCATGCCGAGATGTGGGACGAGGAGTGCATCTTCCCGGTGGACACCCTGCGCGCCGCCGCGGCGCTGGGGCTGGCCGGTATCTACTGCGATCCGGAGCATGGCGGCTCGGGACTCGGACGGCTGGATTCGACGATCATCTTCGAGGAACTGGCGAGCGCCTGCCCGTCGACCGCAGCGTATATCTCGATCCACAACATGTGCGCCTGGATGATCGACAGCTTCGGCGGCGACGCCCAGCGTGCGAAGTTCCTGCCCAAACTGACGACCATGGAACACTTCGCGAGCTACTGCCTGACCGAGCCGGGTTCGGGGTCGGATGCCGCCGCGCTCCGCACCAGCGCGAAACTGGACGGGGACCATTACGTCCTCAACGGGTCCAAGGCGTTCATCTCGGGCGGCTCGGCGGCGGATGTCTATGTCTGCATGGTACGCACAGGGGATGACAGCCCGAACGGCATCAGCTGCATCGTGGTGGAAAAGGACGCGCCGGGTCTTTCCTTCGGCAAGCTGGAGAAGAAGCTGGGGTGGAACAGCCAGCCGACGGCGTCGGTGATTTTCGAGGATTGCCGGGTCCCGGCCGAAAACCTGATCGGGGCGGAGGGTGACGGGTTCAAGATCGCGATGCAGGGCCTCGACGGCGGCCGGCTCAACATCGGCGCCTGCTCGATTGGTGGCGCGCGCGCCTGTCTCGATGCGACGCGCGATTATATGAAGGAGCGCAAGCAGTTCGGCCAGCCGCTGGCGGATTTCCAGGCGCTACAGTTCCGCCTGGCCGACATGGCGACCGAGCTCGAATCCGCACGCCTGATGATCCACCGCGCGGCCTGGATGCTCGACAACAGGATGCATGGCACCACGGTGGCCGCGGCGATGGCCAAGCGGGTGGCGACCGACACCGGCTTCGAGGTGGTGAATCAGGCTCTGCAGCTGCACGGCGGCTATGGCTACCTGCGCGAGTTTCCGATCCAGCGCTATCTGCGCGATCTGCGGGTGCACCAGATTCTCGAAGGTACCAACGAGATCATGCGCGTGATTATTTCCCGAGATATTTTGCGTCAGTAG
- a CDS encoding enoyl-CoA hydratase/isomerase family protein — protein sequence MNDEPDVLLEQRGRIGLITLNKPKALNALSLSMIHTIAPGLEAWAVDDNVDAVVIRGAGEKAFCAGGDIRDLYEGRGTGFGATYYAAEYKLNVLIHTYPKPYIALMDGVTMGGGVGMSVHGSHRVVSDRVLFAMPETGIGLFPDVGASWFLPCCPGEVGMYLGLTGHRLRAADTLYAGIGDVHVPADRNDDLIAALAGAAVLDGDAVATVLRGFSIDPGEAPLAAHRDAIDRCFSGDSVEDILARLAAEDSDWAREQIEALLTKSPTALKVTHRQLRLGAQIDSIAEIMAMEYRLADRSFRGHDLFEGIRAVVIDKDGAPKWNPTTLDAVSEADVDEYFQPVAGEPSFG from the coding sequence ATGAACGACGAACCCGACGTCCTGCTCGAACAACGCGGGCGGATTGGCCTGATCACGCTGAACAAGCCAAAGGCGCTGAACGCGTTGTCCCTGTCAATGATTCACACCATCGCCCCGGGCCTCGAAGCCTGGGCCGTCGATGACAATGTGGACGCGGTGGTCATCCGGGGGGCCGGTGAAAAGGCGTTTTGTGCCGGCGGCGATATCCGCGATCTGTATGAGGGGCGCGGCACCGGTTTCGGGGCCACCTACTATGCGGCGGAATACAAGCTGAATGTGCTGATCCACACCTATCCGAAACCCTATATCGCCTTGATGGACGGGGTGACGATGGGGGGTGGCGTGGGGATGTCGGTGCATGGTTCGCACCGTGTGGTCTCGGACCGGGTCCTGTTTGCGATGCCGGAAACCGGTATCGGCCTGTTCCCCGATGTCGGTGCAAGCTGGTTCCTGCCCTGCTGTCCGGGTGAGGTCGGCATGTATCTCGGGCTGACCGGCCACCGCCTGAGGGCCGCCGACACCCTCTATGCCGGGATCGGTGATGTTCATGTCCCGGCGGACCGGAACGATGACCTGATCGCCGCCCTGGCCGGTGCCGCGGTGCTCGACGGCGACGCGGTCGCGACGGTCCTGCGCGGTTTCTCGATCGATCCGGGTGAGGCACCTCTGGCGGCGCATCGCGACGCGATCGATCGCTGTTTTTCCGGTGACAGCGTCGAGGACATCCTGGCCCGGCTCGCCGCCGAGGACAGTGACTGGGCCCGCGAACAGATCGAAGCGCTTTTGACGAAGTCGCCGACTGCGCTGAAGGTCACCCACCGGCAGCTGCGCCTGGGTGCGCAAATCGATTCGATCGCCGAGATCATGGCGATGGAGTACCGCCTTGCCGACCGCAGTTTCCGTGGTCATGATTTGTTCGAGGGGATTCGTGCCGTTGTCATCGACAAGGACGGGGCACCGAAATGGAACCCGACGACGCTTGATGCGGTCAGCGAAGCCGATGTCGACGAATATTTTCAACCCGTGGCCGGTGAACCGAGTTTCGGGTGA
- the mmsB gene encoding 3-hydroxyisobutyrate dehydrogenase, with product MAKIGFIGLGNMGGPMVANLVSAGHSVSVFDISADAVKRAVESGGMAADSSRATAEGAEVVITMLPAGAHVRSVYIDDDGVLDALEKGALVIDCSTIDVPTARDMIVEGEKRGLEVIDAPVSGGVGGAAAGTLTFMCGGTDSAFGRAEPILQAMGKNIFHAGAAGAGQSAKVCNNLMLAIQMIAVSEGFGLAEKLGLDAQKLFDISSTATAQCWAMTSYCPVPGPVPTSPANNDYAAGFTVAMMLKDLKLSQEVANATGANTPLGAQATELFDAYAAAGNEGLDFSAIIRHITGR from the coding sequence ATGGCGAAGATCGGATTTATCGGGTTGGGCAACATGGGCGGCCCGATGGTCGCCAACCTGGTCTCGGCCGGACACAGCGTGTCGGTGTTCGACATCTCTGCGGACGCGGTGAAACGCGCGGTGGAGAGTGGCGGGATGGCCGCCGATAGCAGCCGGGCCACGGCCGAGGGCGCCGAGGTGGTCATCACCATGCTGCCGGCAGGTGCGCATGTGCGATCTGTCTATATCGACGACGACGGGGTTTTGGATGCGCTCGAAAAGGGCGCGCTTGTGATCGATTGCTCGACCATCGATGTGCCCACCGCGCGGGACATGATCGTCGAGGGGGAAAAGCGCGGGCTCGAGGTGATCGATGCGCCCGTCTCCGGCGGTGTCGGCGGTGCTGCGGCGGGAACGCTCACCTTCATGTGCGGCGGCACGGACAGCGCCTTCGGCCGCGCGGAGCCGATCCTGCAGGCCATGGGCAAGAACATCTTCCACGCCGGCGCCGCGGGTGCGGGCCAGTCCGCGAAGGTCTGCAATAATTTGATGCTCGCGATCCAGATGATCGCGGTGTCCGAAGGCTTCGGTCTGGCCGAGAAGCTCGGCCTCGACGCCCAGAAGCTGTTCGATATTTCCTCGACCGCGACCGCGCAGTGCTGGGCGATGACCAGCTATTGTCCGGTTCCCGGGCCCGTGCCGACATCCCCGGCCAATAACGACTATGCCGCGGGCTTTACGGTGGCGATGATGCTGAAGGATTTGAAGCTGTCACAGGAGGTGGCGAACGCGACGGGCGCCAACACCCCGCTGGGCGCGCAGGCAACCGAACTCTTCGACGCCTATGCGGCGGCCGGGAATGAGGGGCTCGATTTTTCGGCGATCATCCGGCACATCACCGGCCGGTGA
- a CDS encoding choline dehydrogenase produces MNSFDYIIVGAGSAGCVLAHRLSADPNLRVLLLEAGPRDAHPLIHIPVGNGRVIPNPKYNWQFETEPQENLAGRRIPWPRGKTLGGSSSLNGMIYIRGHARDYDLWRQQGLAGWSYADVLPYFKRAEGNVRGGDAFHGGDGPLTVSDAAHDHSLFDAFVAAGAQAGYPTNNDFNGPEQEGFGRYQFNIRNARRWSAAAAYLRPALGRPNLTVETGALTRRVVFEGGRAVGVRYVQGRHEHLARVDREVLLSGGVVNSPQLLMLSGIGRADELRALGLDVFLDQRDVGANLQDHLCVHTVHMSRVRTLTDDLTRTERGAVSLARAAVLRSGPAAGFPLEGGAFLRTSESLEMPDIQFHFSAGNLLSLIRRPFASHTPDHTRPDAFMCHVCQLRPESRGEIRLRSADPGEAPVIAPNYLSEARDRETMREGFKIMREVMHQPALAALSDGEIWPDPNVRSDAEIDAFIRNSGGTVYHPVGTCRMGSDEKAVVDERLQVRGVEGLRVVDASVMPTLVGGNTHAPTVMIAEKAADMILDRPAPKPENYV; encoded by the coding sequence GTGAACAGTTTTGACTACATCATTGTCGGTGCCGGGAGCGCCGGCTGCGTCCTGGCCCATCGCCTGAGCGCGGATCCGAATCTGCGCGTGTTGCTGCTCGAGGCGGGTCCGCGCGATGCACATCCGCTGATCCATATCCCTGTCGGCAATGGACGGGTGATCCCCAATCCGAAATACAACTGGCAGTTCGAGACCGAGCCCCAGGAAAATCTTGCGGGTCGCCGCATTCCCTGGCCGCGCGGCAAGACCCTGGGCGGGTCATCCTCCCTGAACGGCATGATCTATATCCGCGGACATGCGCGCGACTATGACCTCTGGCGCCAACAGGGTCTAGCCGGCTGGTCCTATGCCGATGTCCTGCCCTATTTCAAACGGGCGGAAGGCAATGTCCGCGGCGGCGATGCGTTTCACGGCGGGGATGGCCCGTTGACGGTCAGCGATGCGGCCCATGATCATTCGCTGTTCGACGCGTTTGTCGCGGCCGGCGCACAGGCCGGCTATCCGACCAACAATGATTTCAACGGCCCCGAGCAGGAGGGCTTCGGACGCTACCAGTTCAACATCCGCAACGCGCGGCGCTGGAGCGCGGCCGCGGCCTATCTGCGCCCGGCGCTCGGCCGCCCGAATTTGACGGTGGAGACGGGCGCGTTGACCCGGCGTGTGGTGTTCGAGGGGGGCCGGGCCGTCGGGGTTCGATATGTGCAGGGGCGCCATGAGCATCTCGCGCGCGTCGATCGCGAGGTGCTGCTGTCCGGCGGCGTGGTGAACTCACCGCAACTGTTGATGCTCTCCGGCATCGGGCGCGCGGACGAGCTGCGCGCGCTCGGCCTCGATGTGTTTCTGGATCAGCGCGATGTGGGCGCAAACCTGCAGGATCATCTGTGTGTCCATACGGTACATATGTCCAGGGTTCGCACCCTGACCGATGACCTGACGCGGACCGAACGGGGTGCGGTTTCACTCGCCCGCGCGGCGGTGCTGCGATCCGGCCCGGCGGCGGGTTTCCCGCTGGAAGGCGGCGCGTTCCTGCGCACGTCGGAAAGCCTGGAAATGCCCGACATCCAGTTTCACTTCAGTGCCGGGAACCTGCTGTCGCTGATCCGGCGACCCTTCGCCAGTCACACACCCGACCACACGCGACCCGACGCCTTCATGTGCCATGTCTGCCAGCTGCGCCCGGAAAGCCGTGGGGAGATCAGGTTGCGATCGGCCGACCCCGGCGAGGCTCCCGTCATTGCTCCAAACTATCTGTCGGAAGCCCGCGACCGGGAAACGATGCGCGAAGGTTTCAAGATCATGCGCGAGGTCATGCACCAGCCCGCCCTGGCGGCGTTGAGCGACGGGGAGATATGGCCCGATCCGAATGTGCGCTCGGACGCCGAGATCGACGCGTTTATCCGGAACTCCGGGGGCACCGTCTATCACCCGGTCGGCACCTGCCGCATGGGCAGCGATGAGAAGGCGGTGGTTGATGAGAGGCTGCAGGTGCGCGGCGTGGAAGGACTGCGCGTGGTGGATGCCTCGGTGATGCCGACCCTCGTCGGGGGCAACACCCATGCGCCGACCGTGATGATTGCCGAGAAAGCCGCCGACATGATCCTCGACCGGCCGGCGCCGAAGCCGGAAAACTATGTCTGA
- a CDS encoding RidA family protein, with amino-acid sequence MSKTQITSPKMKAPGGHFSHATTVAARGQLVFISGMTAHKPDGSVAGVGDPEAQTRQVCENLKAAVEEAGGTMADICRVDVFVRNMEHFDAVHKVRRAYFAPPLPASTMVEVTKMTHPDYLVEISAIAVLEDG; translated from the coding sequence ATGTCCAAGACCCAGATCACCTCACCCAAAATGAAGGCCCCCGGCGGCCATTTTTCCCACGCCACAACCGTGGCCGCGCGTGGCCAGCTCGTGTTCATCTCGGGCATGACGGCGCACAAACCGGACGGGTCCGTCGCCGGGGTCGGCGACCCCGAAGCCCAGACCCGACAGGTCTGCGAGAATCTGAAGGCCGCCGTCGAGGAAGCCGGCGGCACGATGGCCGACATCTGCCGGGTCGATGTGTTCGTCCGGAACATGGAGCATTTCGACGCGGTGCATAAGGTTCGCCGCGCGTATTTCGCACCGCCCTTGCCCGCCTCGACAATGGTCGAGGTCACCAAGATGACCCATCCGGATTACCTGGTGGAAATCAGCGCCATCGCCGTCCTCGAAGACGGCTAG
- a CDS encoding YciI family protein, with translation MLYIIYQEDGPDSPALRAAHKPAHFAYLEEHKDILVLGGAMLADDNEARIGSVLIINVPDRAAADRFSENEPLRKAGTFRSVKITRMRRGQWNPDAAPKSAEGN, from the coding sequence ATGCTCTACATCATCTACCAGGAGGACGGGCCGGATTCGCCGGCGCTGCGCGCGGCGCACAAACCGGCCCACTTTGCCTATCTGGAAGAGCATAAGGACATTCTCGTGCTCGGCGGCGCCATGCTGGCCGACGACAATGAGGCCCGGATCGGCAGCGTGCTGATCATCAACGTGCCGGACCGCGCGGCGGCCGACCGGTTTTCCGAGAACGAGCCATTGCGCAAGGCGGGGACCTTCAGGAGCGTGAAAATCACCCGCATGCGCCGCGGCCAGTGGAACCCGGACGCCGCCCCGAAATCCGCCGAGGGCAACTGA
- a CDS encoding NADP-dependent oxidoreductase has product MKASYFEAHGAPEVLIYGDLPDPVPGPGEVIVDIHAASVNAADVKVLAGGTYGEIENFPYILGRDFSGVVASLGEGADDFAVGDAVFGVCERGQEGTYAEKIAMNQALLTHKPDNLSHIDAAALALPGLTAIISIEETIKLQAGEKILIQGGAGGVAGFAIELAKHIGAHVITTCSARNIDYVRGLGADEVIDYNAQDFTEILTDCDAVFETVGGDVTQKSFAVLKPGGRLAGIASGPKAPVSSRDDVQSLRPAVGRDRKYMERIIELQAAGVAHVPPVEVYALTEAPAALQKSAGRHLTGKLVIQVR; this is encoded by the coding sequence ATGAAAGCATCCTACTTCGAAGCCCATGGTGCACCTGAGGTTCTGATCTACGGGGACCTCCCCGATCCGGTGCCGGGTCCCGGCGAGGTCATCGTCGACATCCATGCCGCCTCGGTGAACGCGGCCGACGTCAAGGTCCTTGCCGGCGGCACTTACGGCGAGATCGAGAATTTCCCCTACATCCTGGGGCGGGATTTCTCGGGTGTGGTCGCCAGCCTCGGCGAGGGCGCAGACGATTTCGCCGTCGGCGATGCGGTGTTCGGCGTGTGCGAGCGCGGTCAGGAGGGGACCTATGCCGAGAAGATCGCCATGAACCAGGCGCTGCTCACGCATAAACCCGACAACCTGTCCCACATCGATGCCGCCGCACTCGCATTGCCCGGGCTCACGGCAATCATCTCGATCGAGGAGACGATCAAGCTGCAGGCGGGCGAGAAGATCCTGATTCAGGGCGGCGCGGGCGGCGTCGCGGGTTTCGCGATCGAACTCGCCAAACATATCGGCGCCCATGTCATCACCACCTGCAGCGCGCGGAATATCGACTATGTGCGCGGCCTCGGCGCCGACGAGGTAATCGACTACAACGCCCAGGATTTCACCGAAATCCTGACGGATTGCGACGCCGTGTTCGAGACGGTTGGAGGCGACGTGACCCAAAAATCATTCGCGGTCCTGAAGCCGGGCGGCCGGCTGGCCGGTATCGCCTCGGGCCCGAAGGCACCCGTCTCCTCGCGCGACGACGTGCAGTCCCTGCGCCCCGCCGTCGGCCGGGACCGAAAATACATGGAACGTATCATTGAGCTCCAGGCGGCGGGCGTCGCGCACGTGCCTCCTGTTGAAGTTTATGCGCTTACGGAGGCGCCAGCGGCCTTGCAGAAGAGCGCGGGCCGCCACCTGACAGGCAAGCTCGTCATCCAGGTCCGCTAG
- a CDS encoding fumarylacetoacetate hydrolase family protein, whose translation MKILYFDDFRLGVLRGDDVVDVSAEVQDIPHTGPHDLINGLIARFDEYRDRLEKAAASGEGIPVASVRIRPPLPRPGNIDCMAVNYMENGTLPAPAQINAFTKAGSTVIGDGDTMVLADIPASIFEGEAELGLVIGKRAHNVPASEAMDYIFGYFNFIDGSARNMPTPVNVFFEAKNRDTFAPLGPWLVTADEFDDPQNLDVKLWVNGDLMQDFNTDDMAHKIPRIIEYLSSIHALEVGDVVATGTNHRGLNPFQDGDKVELEVEGCGRLTINIEDELKRTWARVTRFEHTSKEGHEGRFTPQLTGKYAPGS comes from the coding sequence ATGAAAATACTGTATTTCGACGATTTCAGACTTGGCGTGTTGCGTGGCGATGATGTGGTGGATGTATCCGCCGAAGTGCAGGATATCCCGCACACCGGCCCGCATGACCTGATCAACGGCCTGATTGCGCGGTTCGATGAATATCGCGATCGGCTGGAGAAAGCCGCCGCGTCGGGAGAGGGCATTCCCGTGGCCAGTGTGCGCATTCGCCCGCCGCTGCCCCGTCCCGGCAATATCGATTGCATGGCGGTCAACTATATGGAGAACGGCACGCTGCCGGCGCCGGCGCAGATCAATGCGTTCACCAAGGCCGGCAGCACGGTCATTGGCGATGGCGACACGATGGTCCTTGCCGATATTCCCGCGTCGATCTTCGAGGGCGAAGCGGAGCTGGGACTTGTGATCGGCAAGCGCGCGCACAACGTGCCGGCCAGCGAGGCGATGGACTACATCTTCGGCTATTTCAATTTCATCGACGGCTCTGCCCGCAACATGCCGACCCCGGTCAACGTGTTCTTCGAAGCGAAGAACCGGGACACGTTTGCACCGCTCGGTCCCTGGCTCGTGACCGCGGACGAGTTCGATGACCCGCAAAACCTGGACGTCAAGCTTTGGGTAAACGGGGACCTGATGCAGGACTTCAACACCGACGATATGGCCCACAAGATCCCGCGAATCATCGAGTATCTCAGCTCGATCCATGCGCTGGAGGTCGGCGATGTCGTCGCGACCGGCACCAACCATCGTGGGCTCAACCCGTTCCAGGACGGCGATAAGGTGGAACTCGAAGTCGAAGGCTGTGGTCGTCTGACGATAAATATCGAGGATGAACTGAAACGCACCTGGGCCCGCGTGACCCGCTTCGAACACACCTCGAAAGAGGGCCATGAGGGCCGGTTCACGCCGCAGCTCACGGGCAAATACGCGCCTGGCAGCTGA